Proteins co-encoded in one Listeria ivanovii subsp. ivanovii genomic window:
- a CDS encoding HSP90 family protein, with translation MDYTHRFQVNLAGMIDILSNHLYDEKDVYIRELLQNATDAIRARKKLEPEIEGEIHVSLSGKPAEKTLILEDNGIGLTEEEVHAFFATIANSSKGEKTFDGQEANDFIGRFGIGLLSCFIVSDEIVMISTSKKNNETTEWRGKADGTYSVRKLDTETREPGTQVYLRLRAGLEEHPECEETEYLMNTLKKYGSSLESTILIEKDGYEERINEWTKQFANKETLHNLSREQIIHYGEHILGIRFEDYFLIENDSGRTFGIAYMIPYTVQMNAVRKQTVFLNNMFVTSEANNVLPDWAFFAECVLWTDELQPVASRESFYKNERLTTVAAELGAALKMGIETLPEKALTKLLMTHYLGFKALASEDAPFLKLIYPYLTFKTLNGEEKLADILKTETTIYYTFSVDDFRQMADIARSSGMTLINGGYSYDTPILGQLNHLLDNTKFVLIQPEEMTDKLLPMTLEEETTYQPILMEMNAMMAEFDADVAIKHFEPKNLPIIFIHSTATQATREMERAVEESSSVFSDILESIQKEQAPAPLAHLYLNLDNELIKRLFTSGKSVDELSVIVNVLYIQALLLGHYPLKRKEMELMNQNMIRILDML, from the coding sequence ATGGATTATACTCACCGCTTTCAAGTGAATTTAGCTGGTATGATTGATATCCTCTCTAATCACTTATATGATGAAAAAGATGTGTATATTCGGGAATTATTGCAAAATGCTACCGATGCGATTAGAGCTAGGAAAAAATTAGAACCAGAAATAGAAGGAGAAATCCATGTTTCTTTGTCTGGTAAACCGGCTGAAAAAACATTGATTTTAGAAGATAACGGTATTGGATTAACGGAAGAAGAAGTTCACGCTTTCTTTGCAACTATCGCTAACTCATCCAAAGGAGAAAAGACATTTGATGGACAGGAAGCAAATGATTTTATTGGACGATTTGGAATTGGCTTACTTTCTTGTTTTATTGTGAGTGATGAAATTGTGATGATTTCCACTTCAAAAAAAAATAATGAAACGACCGAATGGCGCGGAAAAGCGGATGGAACTTATTCTGTTCGAAAATTAGACACGGAAACACGTGAGCCTGGAACGCAAGTATATTTGCGCCTCCGAGCTGGTCTAGAAGAACATCCTGAATGTGAGGAAACTGAATACTTAATGAACACTCTTAAAAAATACGGTTCCTCTTTAGAAAGTACTATATTAATAGAAAAAGACGGTTATGAAGAAAGAATAAATGAATGGACAAAACAGTTTGCTAATAAAGAGACTTTACACAATCTTTCTAGAGAGCAAATTATTCATTACGGAGAGCATATCCTTGGAATACGTTTTGAAGATTACTTTTTAATAGAAAATGATTCTGGCCGGACTTTTGGAATTGCTTATATGATTCCATATACTGTGCAAATGAATGCCGTTCGAAAACAAACCGTATTTTTAAATAATATGTTTGTTACTAGTGAGGCGAATAATGTTCTGCCAGATTGGGCGTTTTTCGCTGAATGTGTGCTTTGGACAGATGAACTTCAACCTGTGGCTTCTCGGGAATCATTTTATAAAAATGAGCGTTTAACAACCGTGGCTGCTGAACTTGGAGCAGCGTTAAAAATGGGTATCGAAACATTACCAGAAAAAGCGCTAACGAAATTACTAATGACGCATTATCTTGGTTTTAAAGCACTAGCAAGTGAAGATGCGCCATTTTTAAAACTGATTTATCCTTATTTAACTTTTAAAACTTTAAATGGGGAGGAAAAGTTAGCAGATATTTTGAAAACGGAAACAACCATTTATTACACGTTTTCTGTGGATGATTTCAGACAAATGGCGGATATTGCTCGTTCTAGCGGAATGACCTTAATAAATGGTGGCTACTCTTATGATACGCCGATTTTAGGACAGTTAAATCATTTACTTGATAATACAAAGTTTGTTTTAATTCAGCCCGAAGAAATGACGGATAAACTTTTACCAATGACATTAGAAGAAGAAACTACCTATCAACCAATTTTAATGGAAATGAATGCAATGATGGCAGAATTTGATGCAGATGTGGCAATTAAGCATTTTGAACCAAAAAACTTACCCATTATCTTCATTCATTCTACTGCTACACAAGCGACTCGCGAAATGGAGCGTGCAGTGGAAGAATCTAGTTCTGTTTTTAGTGACATTCTGGAGAGCATTCAAAAAGAACAAGCACCTGCCCCGCTCGCTCATTTATATTTAAATTTAGATAACGAGTTAATTAAACGACTATTTACATCTGGAAAATCAGTCGATGAACTAAGTGTTATTGTGAATGTGCTATATATTCAAGCATTACTACTTGGCCATTACCCGCTTAAACGAAAAGAAATGGAATTAATGAATCAAAATATGATACGTATATTAGACATGCTATAG